A region of the Megalops cyprinoides isolate fMegCyp1 chromosome 21, fMegCyp1.pri, whole genome shotgun sequence genome:
TAGTTTCCAATACGTTTTCCTCAATTGTCCCGTAAACCTACATTGTATCGTTACCATTAAATGATCCGATTCGATCATCAAACACGTTTTATAATTTTGCACATCTAAATTATCGCTTACATAGATCCTGTcaattcttgtttttgttgaagCGTCAGCCCTCGTGTAATCAATTCCGTCTGGATATACAACTCTGAAGGAATCCCTTAGATGTCCGTCGTCACATATTTTTTTGAGAGTTTTTCCTTCTATGGATAACTTAAAGGACTTCTCTGAAATTTTGTCCTTTTCGTCGGTAATTGTGTTAAAGTCTCCACATATCAAAGTTGTATATCCTTTATGCAGAAACTCGTACAATTTATTAAACAAACTAACTTTTTTTGACCGGTCGCTTGCAGTATACACATTGATAATTCTAATCTTTTCCCCTTTGAATATACAGTCAACTACTAAGAGTCGGCCAGGGATCACTTCTCGTTTTTTCAGGATTATGACCTCCTGACAATAAAAGAATATTCCTATTCCATCAGCTCTATCTTCCCCGACAGATACGATAGATACCCCTTTACACCACATTTGTTGGACATTTTCAACGTCTTCATTTGACATCAACCTCATTTCTTGCATACATAAAATGTCACATGTCATATGCAATagagcattgatttttttaattctgttgtcCCGAGACTGAACACCTCGTACATTGTACGTGGAAACCGATATAACTCCGGtcataaatatagatatatagaaaTCTcgtaaaaacaaacaagcaaaccaacaaaaatacatcatgGGCTAGGTTTTCCGTCTTTCTTTTTCGCCTTTACCACGTGCGAATAAGACAGACGTCTTTTACCTTTACTGGGAGCTTGGCCAAAAGTGATTGCTGCAGCACCCGGGTCCGTCGAGGTGGTACATCGTCCCTCGGTACCATGCCGTGCGGAGTCCGCTTTCTTCAGTTCAATCGATGCGGCGACTGGGGAGAGCGAGTCGCTGCTGTACTCCGACTGTGATGTACTTTCAAAAGacgcctcttcctcctcttcgtcGCAATCACTCTGATCAGCATAGACGCTAGACGAGGGTTGCTGGTCGTCATCCTCTTGATCAGGTGCCTCCCTTACATCAGGAGATTGATTCTCCGATTCCATGTCCTCACGTTCTCCTTCGCAAGCAGCTTGTTTTTCGGCTTCGCCCGTGGTTCCGTCATTAATTGGCTCCGCCTGGTGGACATTAGCGGCAGTATCGTCGCTGCGCTGTTGGCCACTTTGGACAGCgtctgctgccatctgctgacGATCAGGGGGGTTTATATCCTTTCTTCCATTTTTATGGATCTCACTCTTCTCGCTGGCTTCCATGTGTGGACTATAGTTAataggaatatatatatatatatatatatatatatatatatatatatatatatatatagtttatagGAAAATAGTTTATAATAGAACTCTGTGTTGTGGATTCttaatacataaacatttgaaatCTGGCACTGGCGTGCATACTTTTCCAGTTTTCTAGCCAGCAAGCTTAACACGAGACTAAAGGATGAACAGCTTGATCCTCagttcctttctttcctttattctCTTATTGTAAAACcgcaaaacacaaataaatcttttttttagcCTGACATGCTTTGTCTGAGTGTAACTTATTACAGAATATGCATCTTGCTTGCATAGGCTACACTGTATTGCTATCTGAACCACATTAGCCGCCGTTACGTATGACAACAGAAATTGTATAAAACTACGAGACTTTGACATGTTTCTTAAATGCAACGACGAtataaactaaaaacaaattatgCTCACGGGCATTGCCCTCGTAGGGAAAGACGTGACCATTAATTGTCTAATCTTCAAAGCAAACGAGACTGAGAAGGCGAGTGAACGATagctctctttctcacatgtgaacaggaaaaaaacttaCAAGTGCGTATTCTTTGTTTCATTAACAATGGTGGCCAGTAGATGGCGCTCTGATACTGTGAATGACGAGAATAATGTAAAGAATCAGGAAACTGTTGTAACAAAGGATGACAACATGAACAGCATTGCATTCATGATGTAAGACCATGACAAGCACCATATTTCGATTACAGatattccattacagtcattGTTGCTATGCTAACAATTCGCACGAGTATGACATACTGAAAAAGCAGTACTTTGACTCTTTGATCCCCGCTTGAAGGAGGCGGGCTCTAACGCGAACCGCCTTTTCTTTGAGTATGGGGCCTCAATGAGGTCGTCTTTCAGTCAATATAAGCGTGCAGTTTAACCGCGAAACATTACTTCTGTTGTAGGCTGTAATAGTGAAGGTTTTGGAAGATGTCTggaagaggaaagggaggaaaaggtTTGGGGAAGGGAGGCGCCAAGCGTCACCGTAAGGTTCTTCGTGATAATATCCAGGGTATTACCAAGCCCGCAATTCGTCGCTTGGCTAGGCGAGGTGGTGTCAAGCGTATCTCTGGTCTGATTTACGAGGAGACGCGCGGtgtgctgaaagtgtttttggaGAACGTTATTCGCGATGCCGTCACCTACACCGAGCATGCCAAGAGGAAGACTGTCACTGCTATGGATGTGGTGTACGCTTTGAAACGTCAGGGTCGCACTCTGTACGGCTTCGGAGGCTAAACGTCAATCCTACAGTGAGACTAGAATTAAAAACCAGCCTAAAGGCTCTTTTCAGAGCCGCCCACTTCCCCATACGAAAGAGTTACACGTTCCACGTtcactgacacatttaagaaaacattgttGCGCTGTAACGAAACGGGCTGCAGCAACCTTGGATTATTacgttgtatttttttcaaccAGCGATGTAGCTGAGCGCGTGTTTGTTGCCCCCTTGCTGTCTAACGGGAGCGGATTGCCCGGAGCTTGCCTTTTCCCCACAAAGATTGAGATCCACACCAGCCACCGCAAGGCTTTTATGTCCTATTGCCTGATTGATGAAAGCAAGGAGCGTTTTATGTGATTGCCGTTGggtaaatgttgaaatattctGTTGTACGAGTTGATAGTATCGAGGGATCGATTTTGATGAGAAACcctgtggaaatgtttttttgggttgtgaatgttgtaaaaatgaagaaCGAGAGACCGCTGCCGTGGAATATGGTTTAATTGTAAATCTATCATTAGGAGTGTTTTCTGTTCTATTCGATTGTATATGATTAATGTAaagttgaaatgtaaaaaatgtgcattatatataattatatgcatgcatatatggTTTCATTGTAACTATAATTagcagtgttttctgttgtatttaattGTATATGATTAATGTAaagttgtaatgtaaaaaaaaatgtgtgtgtatatatatatatatatatatacatacacacacacaaatgaaggAAGTTCTTTATTTTGATAGACGACTAACGTTTAGCCATGTGGTATTCCCGCCCAAGGAAGTCAGCCAATCGAATTTGAATGTCATCCGATTCTGAAGAATCTGCCAATGAGATCCAGCGATAACTGGTTGGCCAAAGATAGTGGGAAAATTTGCATACATTCTACATATAGACCAAGTATGGGGTATGAGAGCATTCATTCGTGTTTGCGAAGAAACGAGAATTATGCCTGAACCAGCCAAGTCTGCTCCCAAGAAGGGATCAAAGAAAGCCGTCACCAAGACGGCCGGTAAGGGCGGCAAGAAACGCAGAAAGTCCAGGAAGGAGAGCTATGCAATCTACGTGTATAAGGTGTTGAAACAAGTTCATCCTGACACCGGCATCTCCTCCAAGGCAATGGGCATCATGAATTCGTTTGTCAACGATATCTTCGAGCGCATCGCCGGTGAGTCGTCTCGTTTGGCTCACTACAACAAGCGCTCCACCATTACCTCCAGGGAGATCCAGACTGCCGTGCGCCTGCTGTTGCCCGGAGAGCTGGCTAAGCACGCGGTTTCCGAGGGTACCAAGGCCGTCACCAAGTATACTAGTTCCAAGTAGAAGGGACGTGGTGACAAATCcaacccaaaggctcttttcagaGCCACCCACTCTTTCGGATAAAAGACAAAATCGTTTTACCTGGCCTTACACGTGGTCGATCGCGAATGGGTCAGTAATGGACACATGTCGGAAATCCGGAGTGCAGAGACTTTTGAGATCaggcaatgaattattactaACGTATACTGGTTCTGATATTCCCCGATCGGAACGCAGTTTCATTAAAAGCAATCACTGCTTTCGTACCAGTACCTCGCataaacaggctaccattggttaaaactcatccgGAAAACATCACGTCACTGTTCTTATGCAgctagtttcaactttctgtgaggcggtgacaggaagtatttgcggggactgtatcagtcgattactgcacaataggctagcatgcattgAAATGGATGGAGCACGGAACGGAAGCGAAACTTGTGAAGGCtggcgcagacacaagcacaatagaacggggggggggggggggggggtgaagcaGATGTGCTCCCCCTCTGAaccgggttctgctcaaggtttcttcctgataggcagtttttttcttgccactgttgccttaggcatgctttcagggggtctcaggcctgggaacaatgtaaagctgctttgtggcaacttgtgttgtaaaaagcactattcAAATAGAAATGAATTGAATGTCTGTTGTCTTCGATAAGTTGAAGATAGGTCTCCTCACACCACTTGACAAAGTCGTCGATGACCGGGCCATGGCTGGTCTCACTGTCCTGAAGCCGACTAACAATAACAGTGTCATCTGCACTACTTTAAAATGGTCCTATTTACCCACCTACTCTGACACatacactactcacaaaaagttagggatatttgtctttcgggtgaaatttatggaaaatgtacaaagttcACACTACAGTGATATTATATTATGAAAGTAGGGCATTTAAGTAGAAGCATGCAATGGTGATTTCCTCATCtcaaacaatttattgaaacaaaagcccacaacagtggtggatatatcacaacaaaaaatgtcaatgtctcaATAACTTGTCATGTGCCCTTGAGCATCAATTACATCTCGACAACAACGTCTCATGCTGTTCACAAGTCGACTTATTGTCTGCTGAGGCATGGCATCCCACTCTTCTTGAAGGGCGGCCCTCAGGTCATTGAAGTTCTGGGGTACAGAGTTACGAGCCTCTACACGGCAACTCAGCTGATCCCATAGgttttctatgggattcaggtctggagaaaGTGCAGGCCACTCCATTTGAGGTATCCCAGTCTCCAGCAGCCGTTCCCTAATGATGTGACCTCGATGAGCTGGAGCATTGTCATCCATGAGGATGAAATTAGGCCTGTGTTGTTCATGCAGGGGCACAATGACCGGATTAATGATGTTATTCAAGTAGTATGGGCTTGTCACTGTACCATTCACAAAATGTAGGGCAGTTCTGTATTGACTAGACACACCTGCCCACACTGTAACCACCACCAAAGGCTCGTCTGGTGACAACAGTGGCTGATGCATAGCGCTCTCCTTGACGTCTCCAACATCATTGGCAGCCATTATTTCTGCTCAACGTGAATCGactttcatcagagaacagcactgaggcccactGGTCCCTCGTCCAGCGTAAATGCTCCCTGGCCCATGCAAGACGATGACGCCTGTGCCTGGTGGTGTGGTCAGGTACCCTTGCAGGTTGTCTAGCACGCAGACCACGCCGATGTAAATGGTTTCGAATGGTCTGACGTGACACTTGGGTGCCTCTCACCTCTCTTAAATGTGCCTGGAGTTGAGTGGCATTCATCATCCGGTTCCGCAGGGCACTGTTCACAATGAAGCGGTCATCAGTGTGGGATGTGGCCAAAGGATGTCCACTTCTATGCCTTTCTGTGactcttccagtctctctgtatctctgttgcaacctgctgatgacactctGTGACACTCTAAGCTTAGTGGCCACTTCCTTCtgagaacatcctgtttgaaGCCTCGCAATGGCGCGGTACTGTTGATCAATTGTTAGGTGTCGTCTTGGTCTcataatgtcaaaatgtgaacagcatgatgtagaggactgtttaaataccaattctaattgaaccaggaaattTATTGGTTGATTCATGGATCAAAcacctgttgtgaattttgccgttcagctccttgttagagaacagcaagttgtgcaaaaagtactgaaacattgaacagttggacatgtgcattcaaaagtttagagaaggtcaaattaagttcacctgtaaaggttatagtgcattttaggtTCATCCTGAAATTTCCATCCTGAAAGccaaatatccctaactttttgtgagtagtgtatTTGTGTAGAGAATAAATAATAGGGGCGAAAGCACACATCCTTATGGGGAGCCAGTGGAGGAGCAAACTTGGTCAGACAGAGTTCCATTTACCCTCACTCTTTGTGTCCTGTTATTTAAAAAGTCAAGAATCAAGCCAACAAGATTGTTACTCAATTCAAATTGTTCTAAAAGCCTACTAGTTAAATATTGAGGTTGAATTGTGttaaaagcagaggaaaaaatcaacaaatagaAGTCTAGCATGAGACCCATTTCCTTCCAAGTGTTCAACAAGTAAATTAAGCAAAGTGACTGCGGCATCCTCTACTCCTCTACGTGGCCTATACGCAAACTGCATGGGATCAAGCGCATGCTCAGTTTACCTTAAGACTTCTGACCTTACCAGTGTTTTGaggattttcattaaaattgatGTAAGAGCAACTGGTTTAAAATCATTAAGAGTTTTGGGGCAACTAGATTTAAGAACAGGGACTACCACAGCATCCTTCCAAACCTTAGGTACATGGTGTGCCTGTAGAGactgattaaaaatgtagtGGAATACAGGACTCAGTGTGCAAGATTTAAGTAAACGACCACAGATGTTATCTTTTGGTCCAGGACTCTTATTTACTCTTACCGAGAGGAAGGCCTTTTCCACATCCTTTTAGTCTATGTCAAAGTGCTGACTATCCTCAAGTTTGTAACTGACTTCCTGAATTTCATTACTAAAATCAAAAGTATCAAAATGATTATAAGAACAATTAAGGGCATTAGCAAACTCAGTATCTGAATTGAAGTCATCCAGGGTAACCTGACTGCTGTTCTTTGGATTCTGAAGGCCTGTTATAGTTTTCATGCTAGACCAGGCTGAGTCAAGGTTATTTGCAGCCATCTTGTTCTCTAGTTCAGATTTAtaattctgttttgcttttaagaTTTCTATTTTCAGCTCCTTAGTAGCTATATACAGATCAGAGGATATTCCCTGTTTAAAACcagctttctttttctgtatgcTGGACTTAACGGATTTGGTCACCCACGGTTTGTTATTAGGGCAAATTTTAACTCGCTTACAATGATCATGTCCCTACAAAAGGCAACATATGAGCATGTTACATCAGCAAGTTTGTCCAAATCATCACCACAAGATTGTTTAAACATGTCCCAGTCTATGCAGTCATAACATTCCTGCAGACAAAGCACAGATTCTTCAGTCCAGGCCTTTATATCCTTATATCCTTTATATCCTTTGtctgcactttctctctccttaaattcattttatatatggGCAGTAAATGCACACAGTTATGATCCACAGACTGCGCAGAGCCCAGTGGAGGTAGAGGGAGTGATTTATAAGTGTCCTTTACTGTCCCATAACAAAGATCTAATGTCTTATTCCGCCTAGTGGGACAGGAGACATACTGGTAAAAGTCCGTAAGTGTCTTTTTAAGGGACACATGGTTAAAATCACCCAGTATGAAGTTTGGTGCATAAGGTGAAATCGACTGCAGTTTTTGCACCACATCGAAGATAGTGATAGAGGCAGAGGCGGCATTTGCCTTCGGGTGGATGTACATATTGTCATAAAAAGTTGTGGAAACTCACGGGGCAGGAAGAAAGGACGTAACGATACCAATAAAAGTTCGACATCTGGCGTACAAATGCGTTCTCTGACATTCACGGAGCTATAGTATCGtttgttaaaatataaacataccCCACCACCTTGTTTTTTCCTCGTCACTTCAGCCTTTCGATCCAGACGAAACGGCTCTCCAAAACCATGTCCTGGTAGTGCCCGTTGTTTCCTCAAGCGTAGTCTGATGCCTCCTCGTTTACCCCGCTTCCTCTTCTTATCCCTCGTTGCCCCACAGGTTTCATGAGAATCTCTCAGAATACAGTCCAGTAGCTGTAGCGTGATATCTGTCACACGAGCTAAACTCGCAAAGTTCAATTGCAGCAGCACATCTCTAGTGTACTGAGTCCGACCCCGGTAGACAGCCCCGTTGACGTCGCAGGCTGGGAATAAATTGAACAGAATCCACAAAGCGGCAGGATAGAGAAGATCCATTTTAAATTAGCAAAACTAGGAGCACTCAATCATAACATTCAAACGATTGATTTAAGAAAAGAAAGTACAtgtaaaaacctttaaaacaaGTATAAAACACCAACACGAGGATGCCAAACTCTCACTCCCAGTCGCCCAATTCGCCTCCAATAGCTACCATACGTAATATTAAGATGTATACTTCTGTAGGCGTTTCTGAatccctctctgtggcagcagaCAACAATGTCTTCGTCATCATCCTGTGATGAAGAGCATTCTGTTTCAGTATACATTAAACTACTATATTTGGCAAAATCTTTGGCGTATTGAGTACTTACAACTGCAAGGAGTTCTGTTGTGGCAGGGGAGGATCAGATGACACCATCAGTGACAGTTGAAGGGCAaacttaatgcttcagcataccaagacattttggacaatgctatgcttccaactttgtggcaacagtttggggaaggcccttttctattccagcatgcctgtgccccagtgcacaaagcaaggactataaagacatggtttgatgagttcggtgtggaagaacttgactggcccacacagagccctgacctcaaccccatcaagcacctttgggatgaactggaacagagattgcaagccaggccttctcgtccaacatcagtgcctgacctcataaatgctctacagaatgaatgggcacaaatacagaaacactccaaaatcttgtggaaaaccttccaagaagagtggaagctgttatagctgcaaaagggggaccaactccatattaaagtatatgtatttgaatacaatgtcattacaatgtaattgtcaggcttttgaatatatatatatacacacatcttATGTAGCAGTTGTGTCCTGGGGAATGATTGGCTCGGATGAGCTCCCTCCAGGGATGCCTTCAGCCACTGGTCGCCCAGTGTTATGGCTCAGGGCCAGCTCTTCTCCATCTgtcagaggtggtggtggtggcccTCCACCCATTTTGCGGCCCTCTGCCTTCTTTCTGTTCGCTGAATAGAACTCAAATGTTAATCTACTAAGTAGGATATTAGGCGAGAggacatttatgtgttttaaaacagcattctgtTGGGGGTTAAAGCTACTACAAGCTGATCTAGCCACTTAATGATACTTACTTTGtttaatatgtcaaatatgaTTAAAACCAAAGTGAGGTACAATCATGAGCCTATAGGCCTAAGCAAAAAATGTCTTACCTGTTTGAactatgtttttatatttcattttcagctgttgcCAAGTGCGCTTTGTGCACATGGGATTGCAcctaaatgacaacaaaatttTATTCAATAACATTCCACCACTTTTTCACCTGTAATATTAAAAGGAAGTgtggttaaatgttaaatgaatagaCTACTGCATTCAAAATTATGCATTGACTCGGGCAGCAATTCTCTCCCACGCCAATTGTCTCTCCTTtgccactgcagctgtgccgctttttttctgaaaatgtgctcaAACTCACCATAAGCACATATCACAGCTCCAACACTgtggtctcaggcctgggaacaatgtaaagctgctttgtgacaacttgtgttgttaAAGGtgccatgcaaataaaaaattaattgaattgtattaatgtttttttttttacaattttgaattgaAGATGCTGTGGTAACGTGCGTAAATGTACGTGCGTCCCATTTTGTTACCATTTTGTTAACATTTCAGGCTCAGAtaaatttgttgctttaagccctgTGGACAATTTCCCTATGAGTACGTACATTCCGACCGGCAGCCTGCAAGGGATGGGATATTCCAATCCACTTCGCCTTAACCATTATGTGCTCTGAGGGGTCAAAAATGACCCGTTAATATTGATAAAAGATTTGTAGCAACTCGTCTCTTTGCCTCTCACATATAAAAATCTACATATGCATAGACATAAAAGCACATGTGAGCACACGTATATGCATGGCTTCAGATGGAGTTCCAGTGTTTtactctcattcactctcactgacacaacacacgcatatacagagtgagaaagagacaatGCGTGTGCTTAGGCTGGAACAACAACTTTTGTCGATTTGTAACGGTGCCCCTTGCCCTACCCCACCGCTGACTACGATATATACaccatttcagagaaaataaacttgACATTTCTAgtacagagagtgagaaagtgtgtgCTTACGATTTAACAACAACAGCCCCCCACCTCAGTTTTCTACACCAtttcaaaccaaacattttttgcAGGAGAGAATTGTTTTCTCACATGGAATGGAGTCAGGAGTGGAGTCATAGTGTTATAAAGGTGCTGCAGATGTTATCCACCTGAGGCCACAGCCGGGGCAGGTTTGCCAATTCTGCACACCCATAGACGAACCGTAAAAAGCACAATGTGTTACAAATGTGAGAAATACATCTGTAAAGCCCATGCTTGCAGacttgcatacatacatgtgctaaacagagaaatacacagcCATGTGTTTGGTGCTCATGCTTCCCAAAATGAGAGTTAAATAAAGCCATTATGTTTGCCAAAAAGTTCAAGAATGTTATTGCtgtatttcctttaaaaaaaattcacttaAACGTCCATGGTCGTCATGTGCTATCTCTTGCTGAAAGCAAAGTGCAATCCATTTTTATACCTTTGCAGGGActatataataaataaagaatgaacATCGATtgtagcaaaaacaaacaaacaaaaatcaattgCAGTCTCTCCGCACTGTGATAACCATTGCAGTCTCTCCGCACTGTGAAGTACGAAAAGAGTTATTCATCAAGCTGTTGATGAGTGACATGATGTTCTTTATGCAAAATAGATTTGGGGCTTAAATTTCAATTAAGAAGCTTTATCATGCGGGTGTGGGGAAGGTGGATCATTTTTGACCCAAATGACAAGGGGAGTATACAGAATATTAAGATCGCACAAGTCCACGGATAGGGGGACGGATATCAGGAACTAGAGTAATAGCGACAGTGTGGTGTTGTAAGAAACCAAAAGGTCGCTGATTCGAATCCCACCGGTGCActccttgggcaaggtacttaacccacagctacctcagtaaatagccagctgtataaacaaaaCTGTGTATATGAGCCTCTGCTGgatgacaatagtgtaatggCATGCTGCTTCCTGTGCGATTTCTGGTTTTGACCCCGGGCAATGTTGAAAAggcaatcagaaaaaaagtttgtgttgTATGCATGTTTGAGAACCCCCGATAACATACGCGGTCAGTACGAAAGAGAGGCAGACTATGGTAGTGATCAAAATCTCACCCACTGGCAGCGAAGAGGAAACGCTGTTTGATGTGTGCTTTAACCGGCACAAAAGGAGTCCGATTTAAAACTGACGCTGGGTTAAGAAACGACTGGCATCGTCTCTTCGAGCTGCGCATGAGTCTTGCGCGAATGGATAACACGAAATGTCAGAGTGCAGCAAATGTTTTATCCGCTTTAAGTGTGAAAATCTGCACGAAAAGCAGTACGAGGGGTTCTGTCTCCCCGCAAAATGGCTAGGTTTTGGGCATGTCGCACAAAAATATAGCGGAACTCCGTAACACGGAGTGGTGTGATGCGAGCGGAAAGGCTTTCCGTCAGTATTCCGTGCTATTTTCACCTGTAAAACAGTTTcagggttgattttttttactcttttgcacgaagagaaaacacaagcgGACAGAGATGACGGCAGCACCGAATTGTTGCCCGAGGGGTTGAGTCTACACGGTTCTCATGTGACGTTTAACATCAACCCCCTGCTTGGCGAACAGCTCTGAATCAGACTGTGCTACAGACTGCGAGTGTATTAGACAAGAGAACCGAGCGAAGAAGAAATGGCTGAAGTCGCACCAGCTCCCGCCGCCCCCGCGCCGGCCAAGGCCCCCAGAAAGAAAGCAGCAAGCAAGCCCAAGAAATCGGGTCCCAGTGTTGGAGAACTGATCGTCAAGGCCGTGTCCGCTTCCAAGGAGCGGAGCGGAGTGTCCCTCGCCGCCCTGAAGAAAGCTCTGGCGGCCGGCGGCTACGATGTGGAGAAGAACAACTCCCGCGTCAAGCTGGCACTCAAGAGCCTGGTGAAGAAGGAGACCCTGTTGCAGACCAAAGGAACCGGCGCTTCTGGTTCTTTCAAGCTCAACAAAAAGCAAGCCGAGGCTGCGAAAAAGAAACCCGCTAAGAAAGCGGCTCCTAAGGCGAAAAAGCCGGCCGCCAAAAAACCCGCTGCCGCCAAAAAGCCTAAGAAGGCAGCGGCGAAGAagcccgccgccgccgccaagAAGTCACCGAAGAAGGCGAAAAAGCCCGCTGCACCCAAGAAGGCGACCAAGAGCCCCAAAAAAGCTAAGAAGCCTGTAGCAGCCAAGAAGGCGACCAAGAGTCCCAAGAAAGCCAAGGCCGCCAAGCCCAAGGTGGCCAAACCCAAGACCACCAAAGCCAAGAAGGCGGCTCCCAAGAAGAAGTGAACACCAGAAAGTTCATTTCTCGCACagcaaaggctcttttaagggCCACCCAAAAGCTTCCTGAAAGCGCAAACACGTTCTGCTTAGCTCTCTTGCTTGTATGCCTGCATTTGCGAGTGTGCTGTATAGCCAGCTCTATTTCTGTGAGTACGCGTGCAGCTcccttaaaaacacaaaatctttCACTGCATATGCAGATCTAGGATAGCTCGGTCTTGTTCAGATCTTCGTGCGCCTCTCCCTTCGTGCTAACTTGCCACTGCGCTCACGCTCTACTTAGCACCTCAGTAACAGCAATTAGTGAATCAATGCTGGATTGCCCCCGCATGTCATTTAGAAACAGTACGGATCCCGCGAGTGAGAAACAGGTTTATCGCTGTACACCACAAGTAATGCACAGACACGGGGAAAGAAACAGTACAGAGGAGCAAAACAGACTACTTACAAGGAAAAAGTAAATAACGCATATTCAATAATTTTATCTGTATTCAGTGAATATTCAAAGAATGCGTTGCGTGTGGCTATAAGCCAGGCTCGCGAG
Encoded here:
- the LOC118796317 gene encoding histone H2B, whose translation is MPEPAKSAPKKGSKKAVTKTAGKGGKKRRKSRKESYAIYVYKVLKQVHPDTGISSKAMGIMNSFVNDIFERIAGESSRLAHYNKRSTITSREIQTAVRLLLPGELAKHAVSEGTKAVTKYTSSK
- the LOC118796323 gene encoding histone H4-like, producing the protein MAVTMSGRGKGGKGLGKGGAKRHRKVLRDNIQGITKPAIRRLARRGGVKRISGLIYEETRGVLKVFLENVIRDAVTYTEHAKRKTVTAMDVVYALKRQGRTLYGFGG
- the LOC118796304 gene encoding histone H1-like; translation: MAEVAPAPAAPAPAKAPRKKAASKPKKSGPSVGELIVKAVSASKERSGVSLAALKKALAAGGYDVEKNNSRVKLALKSLVKKETLLQTKGTGASGSFKLNKKQAEAAKKKPAKKAAPKAKKPAAKKPAAAKKPKKAAAKKPAAAAKKSPKKAKKPAAPKKATKSPKKAKKPVAAKKATKSPKKAKAAKPKVAKPKTTKAKKAAPKKK